The following coding sequences lie in one Musa acuminata AAA Group cultivar baxijiao chromosome BXJ1-8, Cavendish_Baxijiao_AAA, whole genome shotgun sequence genomic window:
- the LOC103993582 gene encoding uncharacterized protein LOC103993582 translates to MRDLVGCFANQAVRVAEATCATRDASSAVTELPIQNAITCFYRSLLSSRKELLTAVTWSRNQAGASLSVTVEDGSSASSKLLRKKKGSLSFASGGGSAIALHWDVSAATYASGPEPTKDFYVVVVADAELGLLLGDRWGEFVKKLDGGLPVAEFRMVGRTEQVRGPGAYSTRAQLGDGGEEHEIEIVCRGDERDAEGSELHVAIDKERLVSVERLQWNFRGSKTILVDGSTVDVMWDMHDWWFSGASPCALFVFRRRNSMGDRRVWPDEESALGISGFSLLIQAFKSL, encoded by the coding sequence ATGAGAGATCTCGTTGGTTGCTTCGCTAACCAAGCCGTCAGAGTTGCAGAAGCCACATGCGCCACAAGGGACGCAAGCTCGGCGGTGACCGAACTCCCGATCCAGAATGCCATCACCTGCTTCTACAGGAGCTTGTTGTCGTCCCGGAAGGAGCTGCTCACCGCGGTCACCTGGTCCAGGAATCAAGCAGGCGCGTCCCTCTCCGTCACGGTCGAGGACGGCTCCTCCGCGAGCTCCAAGCTCCTGCGGAAGAAGAAAGGCAGCCTCTCGTTCGCATCCGGCGGCGGCTCCGCCATCGCCCTCCACTGGGACGTCTCCGCCGCCACCTACGCGTCGGGACCCGAACCCACCAAGGATTTCTACGTCGTGGTGGTCGCCGACGCCGAGCTCGGTCTGTTGCTGGGCGACAGGTGGGGGGAGTTCGTCAAGAAGCTCGACGGCGGTCTCCCGGTCGCGGAGTTCCGGATGGTGGGCAGGACAGAGCAAGTGCGTGGCCCCGGCGCTTACTCCACCAGGGCTCAGCTCGGCGACGGTGGGGAGGAGCACGAGATAGAGATCGTGTGCAGAGGAGACGAGAGGGACGCCGAGGGCTCGGAGCTGCACGTCGCCATCGACAAGGAGAGACTGGTCAGCGTGGAGAGGCTGCAGTGGAACTTCAGGGGGAGCAAGACGATACTGGTGGACGGATCGACCGTCGACGTGATGTGGGACATGCACGACTGGTGGTTCTCCGGCGCCTCCCCCTGCGCTCTCTTCGTGTTTCGGAGGAGGAACTCCATGGGGGACCGCAGGGTGTGGCCGGATGAGGAATCGGCGCTGGGCATCTCTGGCTTCTCTCTGCTGATCCAAGCCTTCAAGAGTCTGTAG
- the LOC103993581 gene encoding fructose-bisphosphate aldolase 1, cytoplasmic, whose translation MSAYCGKYHDELIKNAGYIGTPGKGILAADESTGTIGKRLASINVENVEANRRALRELLFCTPGALQCLSGVILFEETLYQKTADGKPFVEVLKEGGVLPGIKVDKGTVELAGTNGETTTQGHDDLGKRCAKYYEAGARFAKWRAVLKIAPNEPSQLAINENANGLARYAIICQENGLVPIVEPEILVDGPHDINRCAQVTERVLAACYKALNDHHVLLEGSLLKPNMVTPGSDSPKVAPEVVAEYTVRALLRTVPAAVPAIVFLSGGQSEEEATLNLNAMNQLKGKKPWSLSFSFGRALQQSTLKTWAGKEENVEKARAAFLSRCKANSEATLGAYKGDATKGEGVSESLHVKDYKY comes from the exons ATGTCGGCTTACTGCGGAAAGTACCACG ATGAACTCATCAAGAATGCTGGCTACATTGGCACGCCGGGAAAGGGAATTCTTGCAGCTGATGAATCTACTGGTACAATTGGCAAGCGTCTGGCCAGCATCAATGTTGAAAATGTCGAAGCCAACCGTCGAGCACTACGTGAGCTTCTCTTCTGCACCCCTGGTGCCCTCCAGTGCCTCAGCGGTGTGATTCTCTTTGAAGAGACCTTGTACCAGAAGACTGCTGACGGAAAGCCATTTGTCGAGGTCCTGAAGGAAGGAGGTGTCCTCCCTGGCATCAAGGTGGACAAGGGCACCGTGGAACTTGCTGGCACCAATGGTGAGACCACCACTCAAGGGCACGATGACCTCGGCAAGCGCTGTGCCAAATACTACGAGGCAGGTGCTCGATTTGCCAAGTGGCGAGCTGTCCTCAAGATTGCCCCTAACGAGCCATCCCAGCTTGCGATCAATGAGAACGCAAATGGTCTTGCTCGATATGCCATCATATGCCAGGAGAATGGCCTGGTTCCTATTGTGGAGCCAGAGATCCTCGTCGACGGCCCTCATGATATCAATCGTTGCGCCCAAGTGACAGAGAGGGTGCTCGCTGCCTGCTACAAGGCACTAAATGATCACCATGTGCTTCTGGAAGGGTCGCTGTTGAAGCCCAACATGGTGACTCCAGGGTCAGACTCACCCAAGGTGGCACCGGAGGTCGTTGCAGAGTACACCGTGCGAGCCCTGCTGAGGACCGTCCCCGCGGCCGTGCCGGCCATTGTGTTTCTCTCTGGTGGACAGAGCGAAGAGGAGGCGACTCTGAACCTGAATGCCATGAACCAGCTGAAGGGGAAGAAACCCTGGTCGCTCTCTTTCTCGTTCGGCCGCGCTCTGCAGCAGAGCACGCTGAAGACATGGGCTGGGAAAGAGGAGAACGTGGAGAAGGCAAGGGCTGCCTTCCTCTCGAGGTGCAAGGCCAACTCGGAGGCGACTCTGGGTGCGTACAAGGGAGATGCTACCAAGGGAGAAGGCGTTTCCGAGAGCCTCCATGTGAAGGACTACAAATACTGA
- the LOC103994295 gene encoding trihelix transcription factor PTL-like codes for MDLHELHDLIAERKPRFTSVSDLLANQALFMGQGYSFVPAACPEQYGMLMPGTGSEVGLPPPPPPATECFEFSGGGGGGGGQGRWPRQETLTLLEVRSRLDSSFREAARRGPLWDEVSRIMAEEHGYQRSGKKCREKLENLYKYYKKTKEGKAGRQDGKHYRFCRQLEALYGESSNIVATEINRRCSDHATNAAATLPAADRGACKAPKLSWSISLSSSGECNEASSTEEEGDGSTGRLVKTGGESWKSKVEEFIGAQIKRLMEAQATWMNQMLKTLEHMELARISREEDWRREEAARLDRERILRAGERAWSEARDAVIVQALEKMSRRELKPRPREETNGNIWTDDNSMAPRWPSREGRRGGGGLGVEVPAAVACVGCSSDSTKRCKEKWDECLRKGTVTNKRPRKSGAMDEDIDGCCSGWHEDGRQGSDVVGLQLTDARWY; via the exons ATGGACTTGCACGAGCTCCACGATCTCATCGCCGAGAGGAAGCCCAGATTCACATCCGTCTCCGACCTGCTCGCCAACCAGGCGCTTTTCATGGGCCAGGGCTACAGTTTCGTCCCCGCGGCCTGTCCTGAGCAGTACGGGATGCTCATGCCGGGCACCGGCAGCGAAGTTGGTCTtccgcctccgccaccgccgGCAACGGAATGTTTTGAATTCTCTGGCGGTGGCGGGGGTGGTGGAGGCCAAGGGCGGTGGCCGAGACAGGAGACGCTGACGCTCTTGGAGGTGAGATCCCGGTTGGACTCCAGTTTCAGGGAAGCTGCCCGCAGGGGTCCACTGTGGGATGAGGTCTCCAG GATCATGGCAGAGGAGCATGGATACCAAAGGAGTGGGAAGAAATGCAGAGAGAAGCTGGAGAACCTGTACAAGTACTACAAGAAGACCAAAGAAGGGAAGGCAGGGAGGCAGGATGGGAAGCACTACAGGTTCTGCAGGCAGTTGGAAGCCCTCTATGGAGAGAGTAGCAATATTGTCGCTACAGAGATCAATCGACGATGCTCTGATCATGCTACCAATGCAGCTGCCACTCTACCAGCTGCAGACCGAGGAGCCTGCAAGGCTCCCAAGCTCTCTTGGAGCATCAGCTTGTCGAGTTCCGGTGAGTGCAACGAGGCCTCGTCCACCGAGGAGGAGGGAGACGGGAGCACCGGAAGACTCGTAAAGACGGGAGGAGAGAGTTGGAAGTCGAAGGTGGAGGAGTTCATTGGCGCACAGATCAAGAGGTTGATGGAGGCGCAGGCGACGTGGATGAACCAGATGCTGAAGACCCTGGAGCACATGGAACTGGCGAGGATCTCCCGGGAAGAAGACTGGAGAAGGGAAGAGGCAGCGCGGCTCGACCGCGAGCGCATCCTCCGGGCCGGCGAGCGCGCTTGGAGCGAGGCGCGCGACGCCGTGATCGTACAAGCTCTGGAGAAGATGAGCCGACGCGAGCTGAAGCCGCGACCGCGAGAGGAGACAAATGGCAATATTTGGACCGATGACAACTCAATGGCTCCGCGATGGCCATCGCGTGAGGGTAGGAGGGGTGGAGGTGGCCTTGGGGTGGAGGTCCCGGCAGCCGTGGCGTGCGTGGGGTGTAGCAGTGATAGTACGAAGAGGTGCAAGGAGAAGTGGGACGAGTGCTTGAGGAAAGGCACGGTGACCAACAAGAGGCCCAGGAAGAGCGGGGCGATGGACGAGGACATCGACGGATGCTGCAGCGGCTGGCATGAGGACGGAAGACAAGGATCAGATGTGGTGGGTCTCCAGCTCACCGATGCTAGGTGGTATTAG
- the LOC103993580 gene encoding protein GLUTELIN PRECURSOR ACCUMULATION 3 isoform X2, translating to MHWVKADAFDFGGNPPLARSGHTAVNVGKSKVVVFGGFADKRFLDDIAVYDIENKLWFTPECTGSGSDEQVGPSPRAFHVSVAIDCNMFIFGGRSGGKRMGDFWMLDTDIWQWSELTSYGDLPSPREFAAASAIGNRKIVMYGGWDGKKWLSDVYILDTISLEWTELSITGSVPQPRCGHSATMVEKRLLIFGGRGGGGPIMSDLWALKGLIDEENETPGWTQLKLPGQNPSPRCGHTVTSGGHYLLLFGGHGTGGWLSRYDIYHNDCIVLDRVSVQWKRLATSNDPPAARAYHSMTSIGSRYLLFGGFDGKTTFGDLWWLVPEDDPIAKRFPSIPSAPPESQSVTVSDGLAESSLKENQNEQSPLVELQKRLGIMISSSNFQVNLVDEVDDKELFELSSRLAGESLPTRDHLACIQALRDRWKKSSASSIQLQELGPLLRDYQRLIIHHLENLRSDGPSTISNLTGQKVHRYFHLKSASQLRMDDIPKLLDEYKRLVS from the exons ATGCACTGGGTTAAAGCCGACGCCTTCGATTTCGGTGGGAATCCGCCCCTTGCTCGGAG CGGTCACACGGCCGTCAACGTTGGGAAATCGAAGGTCGTGGTGTTTGGTGGCTTCGCCGACAAAAGATTCTTGGACGATATCGCCGTGTATGATATTG aaaataaattatggtttactcctGAGTGTACTGGCAGTGGTTCTGATGAGCAAGTAGGGCCCAGTCCCAGAGCGTTCCATGTTTCTGTTGCGATTGACTGCAACATGTTCATCTTTGGGGGCCGTTCTGGTGGCAAAAG AATGGGTGATTTTTGGATGCTTGATACAG ATATATGGCAATGGTCAGAACTAACTAGCTATGGTGATTTACCATCTCCAAGGGAGTTTGCTGCTGCTTCAGCAATAGGAAACCGAAAAATTGTCAT GTATGGTGGTTGGGATGGTAAAAAGTGGCTTTCAGATGTGTATATCTTGGATACAA TATCACTTGAGTGGACGGAATTGTCTATTACTGGATCAGTGCCACAGCCTCGGTGTGGACACTCAGCCACCATGGTGGAGAAGCGATTGTTAATTTTTGGTGGAAGAG GAGGTGGTGGACCTATTATGAGTGATTTGTGGGCCTTGAAAGGTCTTATTGATGAAG AGAACGAGACACCAGGATGGACCCAATTAAAGCTTCCGGGACAAAATCCTTCTCCAAGATGTGGACATACAGTTACTTCAGGAGGGCACTAT CTGTTATTGTTTGGTGGGCATGGTACTGGAGGCTGGCTGAGTCGATATGACATCTATCACAATGACTGCATCGTTTTGGACAGAG TCTCTGTTCAGTGGAAGCGCCTGGCCACTAGCAATGATCCTCCTGCAGCTCGTGCATATCATTCTATGACTTCTATTGGTTCTCGTTATCTCTTATTTGGTGGATTTGATGGAAAAACCACATTTGGTGATTTATGGTGGCTTGTCCCAGAAG ATGATCCTATTGCAAAGCGATTCCCCTCCATACCAAGTGCACCTCCTGAAAGTCAATCTGTCACAGTGTCAGATGGTTTAGCTGAGTCATCATTAAAG gaaaaCCAGAACGAACAATCTCCATTAGTTGAGTTACAAAAGAGGTTAGGAATCATGATTTCTTCTTCGAACTTTCAG GTAAATCTTGTTGATGAAGTAGATGACAAAGAACTGTTTGAATTATCATCAAGGCTGGCTGGAGAATCATTGCCTACCAGGGATCATTTAGCATGCATTCAG GCCCTCCGTGACCGTTGGAAAAAATCAAGCGCAAGTTCAATCCAGCTGCAGGAGCTAGGGCCATTGCTGCGTGATTATCAACGTCTTATAATTCATCACCT
- the LOC103993580 gene encoding protein GLUTELIN PRECURSOR ACCUMULATION 3 isoform X4, with protein sequence MHWVKADAFDFGGNPPLARSGHTAVNVGKSKVVVFGGFADKRFLDDIAVYDIENKLWFTPECTGSGSDEQVGPSPRAFHVSVAIDCNMFIFGGRSGGKRMGDFWMLDTDIWQWSELTSYGDLPSPREFAAASAIGNRKIVMYGGWDGKKWLSDVYILDTISLEWTELSITGSVPQPRCGHSATMVEKRLLIFGGRGGGGPIMSDLWALKGLIDEENETPGWTQLKLPGQNPSPRCGHTVTSGGHYLLLFGGHGTGGWLSRYDIYHNDCIVLDRVSVQWKRLATSNDPPAARAYHSMTSIGSRYLLFGGFDGKTTFGDLWWLVPEDDPIAKRFPSIPSAPPESQSVTVSDGLAESSLKENQNEQSPLVELQKRLGIMISSSNFQMTKNCLNYHQGWLENHCLPGII encoded by the exons ATGCACTGGGTTAAAGCCGACGCCTTCGATTTCGGTGGGAATCCGCCCCTTGCTCGGAG CGGTCACACGGCCGTCAACGTTGGGAAATCGAAGGTCGTGGTGTTTGGTGGCTTCGCCGACAAAAGATTCTTGGACGATATCGCCGTGTATGATATTG aaaataaattatggtttactcctGAGTGTACTGGCAGTGGTTCTGATGAGCAAGTAGGGCCCAGTCCCAGAGCGTTCCATGTTTCTGTTGCGATTGACTGCAACATGTTCATCTTTGGGGGCCGTTCTGGTGGCAAAAG AATGGGTGATTTTTGGATGCTTGATACAG ATATATGGCAATGGTCAGAACTAACTAGCTATGGTGATTTACCATCTCCAAGGGAGTTTGCTGCTGCTTCAGCAATAGGAAACCGAAAAATTGTCAT GTATGGTGGTTGGGATGGTAAAAAGTGGCTTTCAGATGTGTATATCTTGGATACAA TATCACTTGAGTGGACGGAATTGTCTATTACTGGATCAGTGCCACAGCCTCGGTGTGGACACTCAGCCACCATGGTGGAGAAGCGATTGTTAATTTTTGGTGGAAGAG GAGGTGGTGGACCTATTATGAGTGATTTGTGGGCCTTGAAAGGTCTTATTGATGAAG AGAACGAGACACCAGGATGGACCCAATTAAAGCTTCCGGGACAAAATCCTTCTCCAAGATGTGGACATACAGTTACTTCAGGAGGGCACTAT CTGTTATTGTTTGGTGGGCATGGTACTGGAGGCTGGCTGAGTCGATATGACATCTATCACAATGACTGCATCGTTTTGGACAGAG TCTCTGTTCAGTGGAAGCGCCTGGCCACTAGCAATGATCCTCCTGCAGCTCGTGCATATCATTCTATGACTTCTATTGGTTCTCGTTATCTCTTATTTGGTGGATTTGATGGAAAAACCACATTTGGTGATTTATGGTGGCTTGTCCCAGAAG ATGATCCTATTGCAAAGCGATTCCCCTCCATACCAAGTGCACCTCCTGAAAGTCAATCTGTCACAGTGTCAGATGGTTTAGCTGAGTCATCATTAAAG gaaaaCCAGAACGAACAATCTCCATTAGTTGAGTTACAAAAGAGGTTAGGAATCATGATTTCTTCTTCGAACTTTCAG ATGACAAAGAACTGTTTGAATTATCATCAAGGCTGGCTGGAGAATCATTGCCTACCAGGGATCATTTAG